A single Acidobacteriota bacterium DNA region contains:
- the clpB gene encoding ATP-dependent chaperone ClpB has protein sequence MNLNRYTEKAQEAISAGQQLADRAGHPELLPEHILLALLQQREGVVPAVLGKMNVNVAGLTAAVQGLLDRMPRVQGGAQPALSSRLRQVLTAAEQEAERLKDEYTSTEHVFLALAAEGGRAPAAAALKDAGVTKDAIFTALTAVRGSQRVTDQNPEGKYQALERYGRDLTDVARKGKLDPVVGRDDEIRRVIQVLARRTKNNPVLIGEPGVGKTAIVEGLAQRIVRGDVPEGLRNKRIVALDMGALVAGAKYRGEFEERLKAVLKEIADAQGQVVLFIDELHTVVGAGAAEGSIDASNLLKPMLARGELHTIGATTLDEYRKYIEKDAALERRFQPVLVSEPSVEDTISILRGLRERYEIHHGVKIKDAALVAAAVLSNRYIADRFLPDKAIDLVDEAASRLRMEIDSMPAELDEVERRIMQLEIEREALRKESDAASKERLARLEKELAEFKETRGRLAAQWQHEKASIQGVRTQKEELDQLRLEVERAQRAGDYAKASELQYGRIPQLERQIAEHEQAAATGAAGAPRMLKEQVDEEDIAEVVSRWTHIPVSRLMEGEVQKLLHMEERLHQRVIGQDVAVTAIANAIRRARAGLQDPNRPLGSFIFLGPTGVGKTELARALAAFLFDDEQALIRIDMSEYQEKHTVSRLIGAPPGYVGYEEAGQLTEAVRRRPYAVVLFDEIEKAHPEVLNVMLQLLDDGRLTDGKGRTVDFKNTVVIMTSNVGSHLIAERALRGDGEVDEGTRQQLLDALRQHFRPEFLNRIDDVIFFHALRKADIRRIIDVQLSSLMKRLEDRKLRLELSDAARDLIIEEGYDPVYGARPLKRTLQRRLLDPLALRVLQGDFREGDLVRADARNGEIILEAAS, from the coding sequence ATGAATCTGAATCGGTACACGGAAAAAGCACAGGAAGCCATTTCGGCCGGGCAGCAGCTCGCGGACCGCGCAGGGCACCCGGAACTTCTGCCGGAGCACATTCTGCTCGCGTTGCTGCAGCAGCGCGAAGGCGTCGTTCCGGCCGTGCTCGGCAAGATGAACGTCAACGTGGCGGGGCTCACGGCGGCCGTGCAGGGGCTGCTCGATCGGATGCCGCGCGTGCAGGGCGGCGCACAGCCCGCGTTGTCGAGCCGGCTTCGACAAGTGCTGACCGCGGCGGAACAGGAAGCCGAGCGTCTCAAAGACGAGTACACGAGCACGGAGCACGTGTTTCTCGCCCTCGCGGCCGAAGGCGGGCGCGCGCCGGCGGCTGCGGCGCTCAAGGACGCGGGCGTCACGAAGGACGCGATCTTCACGGCGCTCACGGCCGTGCGCGGCTCGCAGCGCGTGACGGATCAGAATCCGGAAGGCAAGTACCAGGCCCTCGAGCGCTACGGACGCGACCTGACCGACGTCGCGCGCAAGGGCAAGCTCGATCCGGTGGTGGGCCGCGACGACGAGATCCGCCGCGTGATTCAGGTGCTCGCGCGCCGGACGAAGAACAACCCCGTCCTCATCGGCGAACCGGGCGTCGGCAAGACGGCCATCGTCGAAGGGCTGGCCCAGCGGATCGTGCGCGGCGACGTCCCCGAGGGGCTGCGCAACAAGCGCATCGTGGCGCTCGACATGGGGGCGCTCGTCGCCGGCGCGAAGTACCGTGGCGAGTTCGAGGAGCGGCTCAAGGCCGTGCTCAAGGAGATTGCGGACGCGCAGGGCCAGGTCGTCCTCTTCATCGACGAGCTGCACACGGTCGTCGGCGCTGGCGCGGCGGAAGGCTCGATCGACGCCTCCAACCTGCTGAAGCCGATGCTCGCCCGCGGCGAGCTGCACACGATCGGCGCGACGACGCTCGACGAGTACCGGAAGTACATCGAGAAGGACGCCGCGCTCGAACGCCGGTTCCAGCCCGTGCTCGTGAGCGAGCCGAGCGTGGAGGACACGATCAGCATCCTGCGCGGCCTGCGCGAGCGGTACGAGATCCACCACGGGGTGAAGATCAAGGACGCGGCCCTCGTGGCCGCGGCCGTCCTGTCGAACCGCTACATCGCCGACCGGTTCCTGCCCGACAAGGCGATCGATCTCGTGGACGAGGCCGCGTCGCGGCTGCGCATGGAGATCGACTCGATGCCCGCCGAGCTCGACGAGGTCGAGCGGCGCATCATGCAGCTCGAGATCGAACGCGAGGCGCTGCGCAAGGAGTCGGACGCCGCGTCCAAGGAGCGCCTGGCGCGGCTCGAGAAGGAGCTGGCGGAGTTCAAGGAAACACGGGGCCGTCTCGCCGCGCAGTGGCAGCACGAGAAGGCGTCCATTCAGGGGGTGCGCACGCAGAAGGAAGAGCTCGACCAGTTGCGGCTGGAGGTCGAACGCGCGCAGCGCGCCGGCGACTACGCCAAAGCCTCGGAGCTCCAGTACGGGCGCATCCCGCAGCTCGAACGGCAGATCGCCGAGCACGAGCAGGCGGCAGCCACCGGCGCCGCTGGCGCGCCGCGGATGCTCAAGGAGCAGGTGGACGAGGAGGACATCGCCGAGGTCGTGTCACGCTGGACGCACATTCCCGTGAGCCGGCTGATGGAAGGCGAGGTGCAGAAGCTGCTCCACATGGAGGAGCGGCTGCACCAGCGTGTGATCGGGCAGGACGTCGCGGTCACGGCGATCGCCAACGCCATCCGTCGCGCCCGCGCCGGCCTGCAGGATCCGAACCGCCCGCTCGGCAGCTTCATCTTCCTCGGGCCGACCGGCGTCGGCAAGACGGAGCTCGCGCGCGCGCTCGCGGCATTCCTGTTCGACGACGAACAGGCGCTGATCCGGATCGACATGTCGGAGTACCAGGAGAAGCACACGGTGTCGCGCCTGATCGGCGCGCCGCCCGGTTACGTCGGCTACGAGGAAGCCGGACAGCTCACCGAAGCCGTCCGCCGGCGGCCGTATGCCGTCGTGCTCTTCGACGAGATCGAGAAGGCGCATCCCGAAGTGCTCAACGTGATGCTCCAACTGCTCGACGACGGCCGCCTGACCGACGGCAAGGGCCGGACGGTGGACTTCAAGAACACGGTCGTGATCATGACGTCCAACGTCGGCAGCCATCTCATCGCGGAGCGCGCGCTCCGTGGCGACGGCGAGGTCGACGAGGGCACGCGGCAGCAACTGCTCGACGCGCTGCGCCAGCACTTCCGGCCGGAGTTCCTGAACCGGATCGACGACGTGATCTTCTTCCATGCGCTGCGGAAGGCGGACATCCGCCGGATCATCGACGTCCAACTCTCGTCGCTGATGAAGCGGCTGGAGGATCGCAAGCTCCGGCTCGAGCTGAGCGACGCCGCGCGCGATCTCATCATCGAGGAGGGCTACGATCCCGTCTACGGCGCGCGCCCGTTGAAGCGGACGCTGCAGCGGCGGCTGCTCGATCCGCTGGCGTTGCGCGTCCTGCAGGGCGATTTCCGGGAGGGTGATCTCGTGCGCGCCGACGCGCGGAACGGCGAGATAATACTGGAAGCCGCGTCATGA
- the ftsH gene encoding ATP-dependent zinc metalloprotease FtsH codes for MTSKNPAKPPRRGPFGRPLSPIWFGAAFVAVLLIANLATTLLRRGETLEYYQFKTLLEEGRLADVRITKDAIRGTYQNPDGTQTSFTTVRVEDPNLTEQLQERRVRYSGEVQSEWVAELLSWLFPILLVVALWTFFFRRMGGAEGGIMSFARSRAKVYVDDDVKVSFSDVAGVDEAAQELREIVEFLKNPSKYTAIGGRIPKGVLLVGPPGTGKTLLARAVAGEAKVPFFILSGSEFVEMFVGVGAARVRDLFRQADQKAPCIVFIDELDALGKVRQQSPMGGHEEREQTLNQLLAEMDGFDSKKGVIIMAATNRPEVLDPALLRPGRFDRQVLVDKPDIKGREAILRIHAREVKLAESVDFGHIAIRTAGFSGADLANLVNEAALLAARRDKTAVDRHDFDEAIERVVAGLEKKRAMSPRMRRIIAYHEVGHALVGTLLPGMDPVHKVSIVGRGFGALGYTMHLPTEDRYLRTKAELRNELAVLLGGRTAEIIIFGEVSTGDQNDLLRATDIARAMVTELGMSDAVGPVNHEGRRRSSFLETPFMPERGVYAEDTARVIDAEVKRLITEAEQTAHRLLTTHRTSLDAVAERLLDKEVIEGDELRALLESAAVVPPAGEPAQTADYAEGHVS; via the coding sequence ATGACGTCCAAGAACCCCGCCAAGCCCCCGCGACGAGGACCGTTCGGCCGGCCGCTGTCGCCGATCTGGTTCGGCGCGGCGTTCGTCGCCGTGCTGCTGATCGCGAACCTGGCGACCACGCTGCTGCGCCGCGGAGAAACGCTGGAGTACTACCAGTTCAAGACGCTGCTCGAGGAAGGCCGGCTCGCCGACGTCCGCATCACCAAGGACGCGATTCGCGGCACCTACCAGAATCCGGACGGCACGCAGACGTCGTTCACGACCGTCCGCGTCGAGGATCCGAATCTGACCGAGCAGCTCCAGGAGAGGCGGGTGCGATACTCGGGCGAGGTGCAGAGCGAATGGGTCGCCGAGCTGCTGAGCTGGCTCTTCCCCATCCTGCTGGTCGTCGCGCTCTGGACGTTCTTCTTCCGGCGCATGGGCGGTGCCGAGGGGGGCATCATGTCGTTCGCGCGGAGCCGCGCGAAGGTCTACGTGGACGACGACGTGAAGGTGAGCTTCTCCGATGTGGCGGGCGTCGACGAAGCCGCCCAAGAGCTGCGCGAGATCGTCGAGTTCCTGAAGAACCCGAGCAAATACACGGCCATCGGCGGCCGGATCCCGAAGGGCGTCCTGCTCGTCGGCCCGCCAGGCACCGGCAAGACGCTGCTCGCGCGCGCGGTCGCCGGCGAAGCGAAGGTGCCGTTCTTCATCCTGAGCGGCTCGGAATTCGTGGAGATGTTCGTCGGCGTCGGCGCCGCGCGCGTCCGCGATCTCTTCCGCCAGGCCGATCAGAAAGCTCCCTGCATCGTCTTCATCGACGAGCTGGACGCGCTCGGCAAGGTGCGGCAGCAGTCCCCGATGGGCGGACACGAAGAGCGCGAGCAGACGCTCAACCAGTTGCTGGCCGAGATGGACGGCTTCGATTCGAAGAAGGGCGTCATCATCATGGCGGCGACCAATCGCCCCGAGGTGCTCGACCCGGCGCTGCTCCGCCCAGGCCGCTTCGATCGGCAGGTGCTCGTCGACAAGCCGGACATCAAGGGGCGCGAAGCGATCCTCCGCATCCACGCGCGGGAGGTGAAGCTCGCCGAGTCGGTGGATTTCGGCCACATCGCCATCCGCACGGCCGGCTTCTCGGGCGCCGACCTCGCCAACCTGGTGAACGAAGCCGCGCTGCTCGCCGCGCGCCGCGACAAGACGGCCGTCGACCGCCATGACTTCGACGAGGCGATCGAGCGCGTCGTCGCGGGGCTCGAGAAGAAGCGGGCGATGAGCCCGCGGATGCGGCGCATCATCGCCTATCACGAGGTGGGACACGCGCTCGTCGGCACGCTGCTGCCGGGCATGGATCCGGTGCACAAGGTGTCGATCGTCGGCCGCGGATTCGGCGCGCTCGGCTACACGATGCACCTGCCGACCGAAGACCGCTACCTTCGCACCAAGGCCGAGCTGCGGAACGAGCTGGCCGTCCTGCTCGGCGGCCGCACGGCCGAGATCATCATCTTCGGCGAAGTGTCGACCGGCGATCAGAACGATCTGCTCCGTGCCACCGACATCGCGCGCGCGATGGTGACCGAGCTCGGCATGAGCGACGCGGTCGGCCCGGTGAACCACGAGGGCCGTCGCCGGAGCAGCTTCCTGGAAACGCCCTTCATGCCGGAGCGCGGCGTGTACGCCGAAGACACGGCGCGCGTGATCGACGCCGAGGTGAAGCGGTTGATTACCGAAGCCGAGCAAACGGCCCACCGGCTGCTGACAACGCACCGAACGTCGCTCGACGCCGTCGCCGAACGGTTGCTCGACAAAGAAGTCATCGAAGGCGACGAACTGCGCGCGCTGCTCGAGAGCGCGGCGGTCGTGCCGCCGGCCGGCGAGCCCGCCCAGACGGCCGACTACGCGGAAGGCCACGTGAGTTGA
- a CDS encoding UpxY family transcription antiterminator, producing MAPPVLLDSRPLALASPRPLPPDDDVPWFAVWTRSRHEARVLIQLERKGLEAFLPTIARWSRWKDRKKRIDFPLFPGYCFVRVDPRHTLPVLKCAGVVRLVSFEGRPAPVPAAQVESIRSLVTSDLKYDPCPLIHEGDVVEVVSGPLRGVTGRLDRKGARARLVLNVDLVGQAVSVEVDAADVRAA from the coding sequence ATGGCTCCCCCGGTACTGCTCGATTCACGACCCCTGGCGCTCGCATCGCCCCGGCCGCTCCCGCCGGACGACGACGTGCCCTGGTTTGCAGTGTGGACCCGCTCGCGGCACGAAGCGCGAGTCCTGATCCAGCTCGAGCGGAAAGGCCTCGAGGCGTTCCTGCCCACGATTGCCCGCTGGAGCCGCTGGAAGGATCGCAAGAAGCGGATCGATTTTCCGCTGTTTCCCGGCTACTGCTTCGTGCGGGTCGACCCTCGCCACACCCTGCCGGTGCTGAAGTGTGCCGGCGTCGTGAGGCTGGTGTCGTTCGAGGGCCGGCCGGCCCCGGTGCCCGCGGCCCAGGTCGAGAGCATCCGATCGCTCGTCACGAGCGACCTCAAGTACGATCCCTGTCCCCTCATCCACGAAGGCGACGTCGTCGAGGTCGTCAGCGGGCCGTTGCGTGGCGTCACTGGCCGGCTCGACCGCAAGGGTGCGCGCGCCCGCCTCGTGCTGAACGTCGACCTCGTGGGGCAGGCGGTCAGCGTCGAGGTGGATGCGGCCGACGTGCGCGCGGCCTGA
- the rho gene encoding transcription termination factor Rho produces ALTPIDPHDPIILDTDREPLTTRAMDLLTPIGKGQRGLIVAPPRTGKTMLLQSIAQSITTNHPEVYLIVLLIDERPEEVTDMQRSVRGEVISSTFDEPAQRHVQVAEMVIEKAKRLVEHKKDVVILLDSITRLARAYNTVAPPSGKVLSGGLDSNALQKPKRFFGAARNIEEGGSVTIMATALIDTGSRMDDVIFEEFKGTGNMEIHLDRKLVDKRVFPAIDIIKSGTRKEELLIPKDDLNRIWVLRKVLTPLSPVEAMELLLDKMSKTKSNSEFLAAMQKMG; encoded by the coding sequence GCTCTCACTCCCATCGATCCCCACGACCCGATCATCCTGGACACCGACCGCGAACCGCTGACCACGCGCGCCATGGACCTGCTGACGCCCATCGGCAAGGGGCAGCGCGGCCTCATCGTGGCGCCGCCGCGGACGGGCAAGACGATGCTTCTGCAGAGCATCGCGCAGTCGATCACGACCAATCACCCGGAGGTGTATCTCATCGTCCTCCTGATCGACGAGCGCCCTGAAGAAGTGACGGACATGCAGCGGTCGGTGCGCGGCGAGGTCATCTCGTCCACGTTCGACGAGCCGGCGCAGCGTCACGTGCAGGTGGCCGAGATGGTTATCGAGAAGGCGAAGCGCCTCGTCGAGCACAAGAAGGATGTCGTGATTCTTCTGGACTCGATCACGCGTCTTGCTCGTGCCTACAACACCGTGGCGCCGCCGTCGGGCAAGGTCCTGTCAGGCGGTCTCGATTCGAACGCCCTTCAGAAGCCGAAGCGCTTCTTCGGCGCGGCCCGCAACATCGAAGAGGGCGGTTCGGTGACCATCATGGCGACGGCGCTCATCGACACCGGCTCGCGCATGGACGACGTGATCTTCGAAGAGTTCAAGGGCACGGGCAACATGGAGATCCACCTCGATCGCAAGCTGGTGGACAAGCGCGTGTTCCCGGCCATCGACATCATCAAGAGCGGCACCCGCAAGGAAGAGCTGCTCATCCCGAAGGACGACCTCAACCGCATCTGGGTGCTCCGCAAGGTGCTCACGCCGCTGTCGCCGGTCGAGGCGATGGAGCTGCTGCTCGACAAGATGAGCAAGACGAAGAGCAACAGCGAGTTCCTCGCGGCGATGCAGAAGATGGGATAG
- a CDS encoding sigma-54-dependent Fis family transcriptional regulator: MSLATTTTTTDMGARRAGGSGTVLYVQAPHESGALGELLGTCGLPIEIVMDPGAAVRAIRRPDIVVAIVHLADERHGIGVIRALRAQVPHLPIAALMDPARPLVAADAVRAGVSDLLALPLDAHDLGAVVANALDRASVGLSTGDPPIPPARDVVVANSSAMRATVEQVRASAPGARGVVILGEPGTGRSLVARVLHNRSERAGQPFVAVDCRAGSLAELEMRLFGLADRRPSGPERRATERISKTGAVYRASSGTLFLQHVVEAPSRVQARLARLLRDREATLHDERTLVEIDLRPMASMDAGPDREADERVRRDLFERLAQTQIEVPPFRRRREDVPLVATWMLHELCERQGVAPKAFSRAALVTLAALPWPGNGPELMALLSAVVASLAKPVIQLEDLLEHVRLDGLTARVETGGTLRDARQRFEREWISSVLIKHHGRVGEAARALGIQRTNLYRKVRQLKVARTLLAPRKTSL, translated from the coding sequence GTGAGTCTGGCGACGACCACGACGACGACGGACATGGGAGCGCGGCGCGCGGGCGGCAGCGGCACCGTGCTCTACGTGCAGGCGCCCCACGAGTCGGGAGCGTTGGGCGAGCTGCTCGGCACCTGCGGGTTGCCGATCGAGATCGTCATGGATCCCGGCGCGGCCGTTCGTGCCATCCGCCGTCCGGACATCGTGGTCGCGATCGTCCACCTCGCGGACGAACGCCACGGCATCGGCGTCATCAGGGCGCTGCGTGCGCAGGTACCGCACCTGCCGATCGCGGCGCTGATGGATCCGGCGCGGCCGCTCGTGGCGGCCGACGCCGTTCGTGCCGGCGTGAGCGACCTGCTCGCGTTGCCGCTCGATGCGCACGATCTCGGGGCCGTCGTGGCCAACGCGCTCGACCGCGCGAGCGTCGGCCTTTCGACGGGCGATCCGCCGATTCCTCCGGCCAGAGACGTGGTGGTCGCGAACTCCTCGGCGATGCGCGCGACCGTCGAGCAGGTTCGCGCGTCCGCTCCGGGCGCGCGCGGCGTCGTGATTCTCGGCGAGCCCGGCACGGGCCGATCCCTCGTGGCCCGCGTCCTCCACAACCGCAGCGAGCGGGCTGGGCAGCCCTTCGTGGCCGTCGACTGCCGTGCCGGGTCGCTCGCCGAACTGGAGATGAGGCTCTTCGGCCTCGCCGATCGGCGACCCTCCGGGCCGGAGCGCCGCGCGACGGAGCGCATCAGCAAGACCGGCGCCGTCTATCGGGCCAGCAGCGGCACGCTGTTCCTGCAGCACGTCGTCGAGGCGCCGTCCCGCGTCCAAGCCAGGCTCGCGCGACTTCTGCGCGATCGGGAAGCGACGCTGCACGACGAGCGCACGCTCGTCGAGATTGACCTTCGCCCCATGGCGTCGATGGACGCCGGGCCCGATCGCGAGGCCGACGAGCGCGTGCGCCGCGACCTGTTCGAACGGCTTGCGCAGACGCAGATCGAGGTGCCGCCGTTCCGCCGCCGGCGCGAGGACGTCCCGCTCGTCGCGACGTGGATGCTGCACGAGCTGTGTGAGCGCCAGGGCGTCGCGCCGAAGGCGTTCAGCCGCGCGGCGCTCGTGACGCTGGCGGCGCTTCCATGGCCCGGCAACGGTCCCGAGCTCATGGCGCTGCTGTCGGCTGTCGTCGCCTCGCTCGCCAAGCCGGTGATCCAGCTCGAGGATCTGCTGGAGCACGTGCGCCTCGACGGGCTCACGGCGCGCGTCGAGACCGGTGGCACGCTTCGGGACGCGCGGCAGCGCTTCGAACGCGAGTGGATCAGCTCGGTGCTGATCAAGCACCACGGCAGGGTGGGCGAGGCCGCGCGGGCCCTCGGGATCCAGCGGACGAATCTTTACAGAAAGGTACGCCAGCTCAAGGTCGCGAGGACGCTGCTGGCGCCGCGGAAGACAAGTCTGTGA
- a CDS encoding MerR family transcriptional regulator — MYLISSAAELLQMHPQTLRKYERLGLVQPLRTLGSMRVYRRDELERLRLIKALVDDAGVNLAGVRRLLSIADVAHRLRPLVAETRQDSLRDLHDRLARELDELFRILGLEDASSSTP, encoded by the coding sequence ATGTACTTGATCAGCAGCGCCGCCGAACTGCTGCAGATGCACCCGCAGACGCTTCGCAAGTACGAACGCCTGGGCCTGGTGCAGCCGCTCCGCACGCTGGGGAGCATGCGGGTCTACCGCCGCGACGAGCTGGAACGGCTGCGGCTGATCAAGGCGCTCGTGGACGACGCGGGCGTCAACCTGGCTGGCGTGCGGCGCCTGCTCTCGATTGCCGACGTGGCGCACCGGCTCCGTCCGCTCGTCGCCGAAACGCGGCAGGACTCGCTGCGCGATCTGCACGACCGGCTCGCACGCGAGCTCGACGAGCTGTTTCGCATCCTGGGGCTGGAGGACGCGTCGAGTTCCACGCCGTAG
- a CDS encoding outer membrane beta-barrel protein: protein MPATAQVAEPPAASSAPSEALVRWGPLSLQPRIRLTNLGVDTNVLNSAAAAAPARDTTATLVPSLETSLRVGRTVTTGTTSAEMVYFQRFRTQRSFAVSQEGRVDVLLARLTPFATAGRVVTHQRPTLEIDQRVEQTRESLGGGARVRLSARTALTLVHERQHVRFDDGVDDTFGALLDRRITRTAAAMNVDVTPLTSLVIRGESQQDRFDRAAVRDSDSTAMLAGFELKPFALISGVAMVGYRRVEARDALMPDFAGVVANVNASYVLRETTLVAVTAGRGVEYSIQSEEPYYVSTGGTVTIRQALRRWDVLARAGRHTLRYRALEVADVAVRQGSRLDRHVLYGAGTGVRLGTSARVGVEIAYERRVSPVASRQYHGYRAGGTVTYGY from the coding sequence ATGCCTGCGACCGCGCAGGTCGCAGAACCGCCTGCCGCCTCCTCCGCGCCGTCCGAGGCGCTCGTCCGCTGGGGGCCGCTGTCGCTGCAGCCGAGGATTCGGCTCACCAACCTCGGCGTGGACACCAACGTCCTCAACAGCGCGGCCGCGGCGGCGCCGGCGCGCGACACGACCGCAACGCTCGTTCCCTCGCTCGAGACGTCGCTGCGCGTCGGCCGCACCGTGACGACCGGCACGACATCGGCGGAGATGGTCTACTTCCAGCGGTTTCGGACCCAACGCTCGTTCGCCGTCAGCCAGGAAGGACGGGTCGACGTGCTGCTGGCGCGCCTCACGCCGTTCGCGACGGCCGGCCGGGTCGTGACGCACCAGCGCCCAACGCTCGAGATCGATCAACGCGTCGAGCAGACGCGTGAGTCGCTCGGCGGCGGCGCCCGCGTCCGTCTCAGCGCGCGCACGGCCCTCACGCTCGTCCACGAACGCCAGCACGTGCGTTTCGACGACGGTGTCGACGACACGTTCGGCGCGCTCCTCGATCGTCGGATCACGCGCACGGCTGCGGCGATGAACGTGGATGTGACGCCGCTGACGTCGCTCGTCATTCGGGGAGAGTCGCAGCAGGATCGGTTCGACCGAGCCGCCGTGCGCGACAGCGACAGCACGGCGATGCTGGCGGGCTTCGAGTTGAAGCCGTTCGCGCTCATCAGCGGCGTCGCGATGGTTGGCTATCGGCGCGTCGAGGCCCGAGATGCGCTGATGCCCGACTTCGCGGGCGTCGTTGCGAACGTCAACGCTTCCTATGTCTTGCGGGAGACGACGCTGGTCGCGGTGACGGCCGGGCGCGGCGTCGAGTACTCCATCCAGAGCGAGGAGCCGTACTACGTCTCGACCGGCGGGACGGTGACGATCCGGCAGGCGCTCCGCCGGTGGGATGTGCTCGCACGGGCGGGGCGGCACACCCTGCGCTATCGCGCACTGGAGGTCGCCGATGTCGCGGTGCGGCAAGGGAGCCGTCTCGACCGGCACGTTCTCTACGGAGCCGGCACGGGCGTCCGCCTCGGGACGTCGGCGCGAGTCGGTGTCGAGATCGCCTACGAACGGCGGGTATCGCCGGTCGCTTCTCGGCAGTATCACGGGTATCGAGCTGGGGGAACAGTGACGTATGGGTACTGA
- a CDS encoding polysaccharide biosynthesis/export family protein → MGTDRCRRLVLTSALGLWLAAAVTAQQAAFTIAPRDQLKISVWNGGAAEDLYSGTFPVDADGAFEYPTLGRLKAAGLTPRQLEADLKTRLEKYLVGPQVTIELEQSTTKKVVINGEVRSPGAYQFGGDMTLFEVLTRAGSLTEDAAEEAVVHRAAPATGDPESLRVDLADLLSGRSMKNNLVLRDGDIVVVPKSDPVFVTGFVHTQGPIRVKRDTTVLQALSMAGGLTDRGTTRGIRIQRLVDGKKKDIPVKDINADVVRPGDTLVVPARIF, encoded by the coding sequence ATGGGTACTGATCGTTGCCGCCGTCTCGTGCTGACGAGCGCGCTCGGCCTCTGGCTGGCCGCCGCCGTCACCGCACAGCAGGCGGCGTTCACCATCGCGCCGCGCGATCAACTGAAGATCAGCGTGTGGAACGGCGGCGCCGCCGAGGATCTCTACTCGGGCACGTTCCCGGTGGACGCCGACGGCGCGTTCGAATATCCGACGCTGGGCCGGCTCAAAGCCGCCGGCCTGACGCCGCGCCAACTCGAGGCCGACCTCAAGACCCGCCTGGAGAAGTACCTGGTCGGTCCGCAGGTCACGATCGAGCTGGAGCAGTCCACCACCAAGAAGGTCGTGATCAACGGCGAAGTGCGGTCGCCGGGCGCGTACCAGTTCGGCGGCGACATGACGCTGTTCGAGGTGCTGACGCGCGCCGGGTCGCTCACGGAGGACGCCGCCGAGGAAGCGGTCGTGCACCGCGCGGCGCCGGCGACCGGCGATCCCGAATCTCTGCGCGTCGATCTCGCGGACCTGTTGAGCGGCCGATCGATGAAGAACAACTTGGTCCTGCGCGACGGCGACATCGTCGTCGTGCCGAAGTCGGACCCGGTGTTCGTCACCGGGTTCGTGCACACGCAGGGGCCGATCCGCGTGAAGCGCGACACGACCGTCTTGCAGGCGCTCTCGATGGCCGGCGGGCTCACCGACCGCGGCACGACGCGCGGCATCAGGATTCAGCGCCTCGTGGACGGCAAGAAGAAGGACATTCCCGTGAAGGACATCAACGCCGACGTCGTTCGGCCCGGCGACACGCTCGTCGTGCCGGCCCGGATCTTCTGA
- a CDS encoding DnaJ domain-containing protein, which yields MEFRDYYATLGVGKTASDAEIKRAYRKLARKYHPDLNPGDKVAEAKFKEVNEANEVLGDPEKRRKYDELGANWRAYEQAPPPPNAGGWSGPFGGGDHGAGASYRTMTPEEMAELFGNQDPFSDFFHTFFGGAQAGQAEPGRRGRGARSARGRDVESTVDLTLEEAFSGATRRISIRQDGHSRTVDVRIPAGAKDGARVRAAGEGGAAPPGGAAGDLFLTVRVLPHPRFERRGQDLYTRIPVPITTAALGGEVEVPTIASSTLRLKVPELTGSGRVFRLRGHGMPTVGSPAERGDLYATVDVVVPTRLTNEQRRHYEALRKLEQG from the coding sequence ATGGAGTTCAGGGATTACTACGCGACGCTCGGCGTCGGCAAGACCGCCTCGGATGCGGAAATCAAGCGGGCGTACCGCAAGCTGGCCCGCAAGTACCATCCGGACTTGAATCCCGGCGACAAGGTCGCCGAGGCGAAGTTCAAGGAGGTCAACGAAGCCAACGAAGTGCTCGGCGATCCGGAGAAGCGCCGCAAGTACGACGAGCTCGGCGCGAACTGGCGCGCCTACGAGCAAGCGCCGCCGCCGCCGAACGCCGGCGGCTGGTCCGGCCCGTTCGGCGGCGGCGACCACGGAGCGGGCGCGAGCTATCGCACCATGACGCCGGAAGAGATGGCCGAGCTCTTCGGCAACCAGGATCCGTTCTCGGATTTCTTTCACACGTTCTTCGGCGGCGCTCAGGCCGGGCAGGCCGAACCGGGCCGGCGCGGCCGCGGTGCGCGATCGGCGCGCGGGCGTGACGTCGAGTCCACGGTCGACCTGACGCTCGAGGAGGCCTTCAGCGGTGCGACGCGGCGGATCTCCATCCGCCAGGACGGTCACTCGCGGACGGTGGACGTGCGCATCCCCGCCGGGGCGAAGGACGGCGCGCGCGTCCGGGCGGCGGGCGAAGGCGGCGCCGCACCGCCCGGCGGCGCGGCGGGCGATCTATTCCTGACGGTACGCGTGCTTCCCCACCCGCGGTTCGAACGGCGGGGCCAGGATCTCTACACGCGCATCCCGGTGCCGATCACGACGGCCGCGCTCGGCGGCGAGGTCGAGGTGCCGACGATCGCGAGCAGCACGCTGCGGCTCAAAGTGCCCGAACTGACCGGATCCGGCCGGGTGTTCCGCCTACGCGGCCACGGCATGCCGACCGTCGGCAGCCCGGCCGAGCGCGGCGATCTCTACGCCACCGTCGACGTCGTCGTTCCGACGCGGCTCACGAACGAGCAGCGCCGCCACTACGAGGCGCTGCGCAAGCTGGAACAGGGCTGA